One Prinia subflava isolate CZ2003 ecotype Zambia chromosome 8, Cam_Psub_1.2, whole genome shotgun sequence DNA window includes the following coding sequences:
- the LOC134554322 gene encoding UPF0449 protein C19orf25 homolog isoform X2, whose protein sequence is MTCPGRGGSAAGRWPEGGSPPPGMSPKAKRVLPTRPEPPSAEQILADVQGTDPTDPVFVLPAEPPQESGPAPGCPEPAAEERERLYRQIRAYVGMNQRLQRSREQLRERRRELQRVGEALDGGIAEMRQRAF, encoded by the exons ATGACGTGTCCGGGGCGTGGCGGAAGTGCGGCCGGACGGTGGCCGGAAGGGGGGTCG ccCCCCCCCGGGATGAGCCCCAAGGCCAAGCGGGTGCTGCCCACCcgccctgagccccccagcgCCGAGCAGATCCTGGCCGACGTGCAGGGCACCGACCCCACCGACCCCGTGTTCGTCCTCCCCGCCGAGCCCCCCCAGGAGAGCGGCCCCGCTCCAG GCTGCCCCGAGCCCGCGGCCGAGGAGCGGGAGCGGCTGTACCGGCAGATCCGCGCCTACGTGGGGATGAACCAGCGGCTGCAGCGCTCCCGGGAGCAGCTGCGGGAGCGGCGCCGGGAGCTGCAGAGGGTCGGGGAGGCGCTGGACGGCGGCATCGCCGAGATGAGGCAGAGGGCGTTCTGA
- the LOC134554318 gene encoding receptor expression-enhancing protein 6-like: protein MGSVQQRLERFLHSPGPIGDLLGQLEARTGVQRLYLASGSVAFLGLYLMFGYGASLLCNLIGFVYPAYASIKAIESHSKEDDTTWLTYWVVYGVFSVAEFFSDLFLYWFPFYYAGKCVFLVWCMAPVPWNGSQVLYHSVIRPFFLKHHKAVDNMMGDIGTKALDAASAVTREGFKAPLNLAELAQKAK, encoded by the exons ATGGGCTCCGTGCAGCAGCGCCTGGAGCGCTTCCTCCACAGCCCCGGGCCGATCGGAGACCTGCTGGGCCAGCTGGAAGCCCGTACCGGCGTCCAACGGCTCTACCTGGCCTCAG GCTCCGTGGCTTTCCTGGGGCTGTACCTCATGTTCGGCTATGgagcttccctgctctgcaaCCTCATCGGCTTCGTCTACCCCGCCTACGCCTC CATCAAAGCCATCGAGAGCCACAGCAAGGAGGATGACACCACGTGGCTCACCTACTGGGTGGTGTACGGCGTCTTCAGCGTGGCCGAGTTCTTCTCCGACCTTTTCCTCTACTGGTTCCCCTTCTACTATGCCGGGAAG TGCGTGTTCCTGGTGTGGTGCATGGCCCCCGTGCCCTGGAACGGCTCCCAGGTTCTCTACCACAGCGTCATCCGGCCCTTCTTCCTCAAGCACCACAAGGCCGTGGACAACATGATGGGCGACATCGGCACCAAGGCCCTGGACGCGGCCTCCGCTGTCACCCGAGAAG GCTTCAAAGCACCCCTGAACCTGGCAGAGTTAGCACAGAAGGCGAAGTGA
- the LOC134553546 gene encoding granzyme M-like, with amino-acid sequence MGARRCLGPLLLLLLLLLRGEPRGSQALAGDGSWLQPSIIGGHEAKPHSRPYMVSLQFGGVHACGAALLHRRWALTAAHCLSGRSWHKGVLVAGLHSWRHRGADAQSFAIRAACPHPGYDRDKMENDLLLLQLDGTVTLSRTRRLISLPRREPKPGARCSLAGWGLTHPKGGGPSPTLQELEVTVMDTRVCNNSRFWRGEIGPAMICFQGQPPGSTPAKGDSGGPLVCGKWPAVAGVMSFRGKNPTDPSKPPVATSTVKHKKWIQKTLRRGCKPSELEHTPPSL; translated from the exons ATGGGGGCGAGGCGCTGCCTGgggccgctgctgctgctgctgctgctcctcctgcggGGAGAGCCCCGCGGCTCGCAGGCACTGGCCGGGGACgggagctggctgcagccctcgATCATCGGGGGACACGAGGCCAAGCCCCACTCGCGGCCCTACATGGTGTCCCTGCAGTTCGGGGGGGTTCACGCCTGCGGGGCAGCGCTGCTGCACCGGCGCTGGGCGCTGACGGCTGCTCACTGCCTGTCCGGGAG GTCGTGGCACAAGGGGGTGCTGGTGGCGGGGCTGCACAGCTGGCGGCACCGCGGGGCGGACGCGCAGAGCTTCGCCATCCGGGCTGCGTGTCCCCACCCCGGCTACGACCGAGACAAGATGGAGAACgacctgctcctgctccag CTGGACGGGACGGTGACACTGAGCAGGACACGGCGGCTGATCTCGCTGCCGAGGCGGGAGCCGAAGCCGGGGGCGCGGTGCAGCCTGGCGGGCTGGGGGCTCACCCACCCCAAGGGCGGGGGCCCGTCGcccaccctgcaggagctggaggtgacGGTGATGGACACGCGGGTGTGCAACAACAGCCGCTTCTGGCGCGGAGAAATCGGCCCCGCCATGATCTgcttccaggggcagcccccCGGCTCGACCCCCGCCAAG gGTGACTCCGGGGGCCCGCTGGTGTGCGGGAAGTGGCCGGCAGTGGCCGGCGTGATGTCCTTCCGCGGCAAGAACCCCACCGACCCCTCCAAGCCGCCGGTGGCCACCTCGACCGTGAAGCACAAGAAATGGATCCAGAAGACGCTGCGGAGGGGCTGCAAACCCAGCGAGCTCGAACACACG CCCCCCAGCCTGTGA
- the LOC134554322 gene encoding UPF0449 protein C19orf25 homolog isoform X1, which produces MTCPGRGGSAAGRWPEGGSVCLSVGPSAVPGGPPPGMSPKAKRVLPTRPEPPSAEQILADVQGTDPTDPVFVLPAEPPQESGPAPGCPEPAAEERERLYRQIRAYVGMNQRLQRSREQLRERRRELQRVGEALDGGIAEMRQRAF; this is translated from the exons ATGACGTGTCCGGGGCGTGGCGGAAGTGCGGCCGGACGGTGGCCGGAAGGGGGGTCGGTCTGTCTGTCTGTCGGTCCGTCCGCGGTACCGGGAGGG ccCCCCCCCGGGATGAGCCCCAAGGCCAAGCGGGTGCTGCCCACCcgccctgagccccccagcgCCGAGCAGATCCTGGCCGACGTGCAGGGCACCGACCCCACCGACCCCGTGTTCGTCCTCCCCGCCGAGCCCCCCCAGGAGAGCGGCCCCGCTCCAG GCTGCCCCGAGCCCGCGGCCGAGGAGCGGGAGCGGCTGTACCGGCAGATCCGCGCCTACGTGGGGATGAACCAGCGGCTGCAGCGCTCCCGGGAGCAGCTGCGGGAGCGGCGCCGGGAGCTGCAGAGGGTCGGGGAGGCGCTGGACGGCGGCATCGCCGAGATGAGGCAGAGGGCGTTCTGA